One genomic region from Myripristis murdjan chromosome 7, fMyrMur1.1, whole genome shotgun sequence encodes:
- the lhfpl5b gene encoding LHFPL tetraspan subfamily member 5b, translating to MEKLLPAQEAAKIYHTNYVRNARAIGVMWAVFTICFAIITVVVFIQPFWIGDSVNTPQAGYFGLFHYCIGNALTSELICKGSVLDFGSIPSGAFRTAMFFVGTSMLLIVGTIVCFSLFFFCSPGNVYKICAWMQLAAAVLMVMGCMIYPDGWDAPEVKRMCGQKTDKYNLGHCTVRWAYILAIISILDAVLLSLLAFTLGNRQDKLLPDDFEVEGAEEK from the exons ATGGAGAAGCTGCTGCCGGCCCAGGAGGCTGCTAAAATCTATCACACCAATTATGTGAGAAACGCCAGAGCCATCGGCGTCATGTGGGCCGTTTTCACCATCTGCTTCGCCATCATCACGGTGGTGGTCTTCATTCAGCCTTTCTGGATAGGGGACAGCGTCAACACCCCGCAGGCGGGCTACTTCGGCCTCTTCCACTACTGCATCGGCAACGCGCTGACCTCGGAGCTCATCTGTAAGGGCAGCGTCCTGGACTTCGGCTCCATCCCGTCAGGAGCCTTCCGGACTGCCATGTTCTTTGTCGGGACCTCGATGCTGCTGATTGTTGGCACCATAGTCTGCTTcagtctcttcttcttctgcagccCCGGGAATGTCTATAAAATTTGTGCCTGGATGCAGCTGGCCGCAG cTGTGTTGATGGTGATGGGCTGCATGATCTACCCAGACGGCTGGGACGCCCCCGAGGTGAAGAGAATGTGTGGCCAGAAAACAGATAAGTACAACCTGGGGCACTGCACGGTGCGCTGGGCCTACATCCTGGCTATCATCAGCATCCTGGACGCCGTCCTCCTGTCTTTACTCGCCTTCACCCTCGGCAACCGCCAGGACAAGCTGCTGCCTGATGATTTTGAGGTGGAGGGGGCAGAGGAAAAATAG